The following proteins come from a genomic window of Malus domestica chromosome 02, GDT2T_hap1:
- the LOC103438443 gene encoding probable cyclic nucleotide-gated ion channel 3 isoform X4 codes for MADSIVTLSDLGQSSNTLDGGHRSITTEKWPKIGPQRHQSKIFFPTWDIIFVVSSAFSLFVDPLICYIPFVVEKDACFLWDLQLMWIFLALRSIGDLFYYMDIVVFLKRFHTERSAKSSTWAYAKSIDDRLVTTVRNFIHKKPIRFLAILGRIWVALPFLQALLLIGRYTYFDNSKLVSVIPFQYILRAYNHYKWLDRRANIETVPRRFLKAILDFLPFIIASHLYGSLWYFFAVDRKIICWQDYICKHGQICDYHIYSFYCGPTSQTYNGRINIPSLKLSCSCSEELPCNRTSKYGIYVSALQSNLSTSKYLPRKMLQCFWWGLRNLSSFGSNLETSFDTAQIIFSAVISISGVILFLVYLNSRVQWYQKAAERRILRKKKEKTYPALIEQTLIMPRHCMDSLKKVCSNYWKYR; via the exons TGATCTAGGTCAGAGCAGTAATACTTTAGATGGAGGACACAGAAGCATAACCACTGAAAAATGGCCAAAAATTGGGCCACAACGTCATCAATCAAAAATATTCTTTCCAACCTGGGATATTATCTTTGTAGTATCATCAGCATTTTCTCTATTTGTTGATCCCTTGATCTGCTATATTCCGTTCGTTGTCGAGAAAGACGCTTGCTTCTTGTGGGACCTACAGTTGATGTGGATATTTTTGGCTTTACGATCAATCGGGGATCTTTTTTATTACATGGACATCGTTGTTTTTCTGAAGAGATTTCACACCGAACGTAGTGCCAAATCTTCTACATGGGCCTATGCAAAATCTATTGACGATCGTCTTGTTACAACAGTTCGTAATTTCATCCACAAGAAACCAATAAGGTTCTTAGCCATTTTAGGTCGCATTTGGGTTGCTCTTCCCTTTCTACAG GCACTGTTGCTCATTGGAAGGTATACATACTTCGATAATTCTAAGCTTGTTTCAGTAATTCCATTCCAGTATATACTGAGGGCTTATAACcactacaaatggcttgatcgGCGTGCTAACATAGAGACCGTACCAAGAAGATTCCTTAAAGCTATATTAGACTTCCTTCCATTCATCATTGCTTCTCAT CTTTACGGATCCTTGTGGTACTTTTTTGCTGTGGATCGAAAGATAATATGTTGGCAGGACTATATCTGTAAACATGGACAAATATGTGATTATCACATCTATAGTTTCTATTGTGGTCCTACTAGTCAGACATACAATGGGCGGATCAATATCCCAAGTTTAAAACTATCATGCTCATGCTCTGAAGAACTTCCATGTAATAGGACATCGAAGTATGGTATATATGTGTCTGCTCTCCAATCTAATCTGTCAACGTCAAAATATCTTCCAAGAAAGATGTTGCAGTGTTTTTGGTGGGGTTTGCGAAATCTTAG TTCTTTTGGTTCAAACCTTGAGACCAGTTTCGACACGGCCCAAATCATTTTTTCTGCTGTGATCTCTATAAGTGGCGTGATACTATTTTTAGTATATCTCAATTCGAGGGTGCAG TGGTACCAAAAAGCAGCCGAGCGGCGGATAttgagaaagaagaaggaaaaaacatATCCGGCCTTAATAGAACAAACACTTATCATGCCCCGTCACTGCATGGATTCACTAAAGAAAGTAT GTTCCAATTATTGGAAGTATAGATGA
- the LOC103438443 gene encoding cyclic nucleotide-gated ion channel 1-like isoform X3, whose amino-acid sequence MWIFLALRSIGDLFYYMDIVVFLKRFHTERSAKSSTWAYAKSIDDRLVTTVRNFIHKKPIRFLAILGRIWVALPFLQALLLIGRYTYFDNSKLVSVIPFQYILRAYNHYKWLDRRANIETVPRRFLKAILDFLPFIIASHLYGSLWYFFAVDRKIICWQDYICKHGQICDYHIYSFYCGPTSQTYNGRINIPSLKLSCSCSEELPCNRTSKYGIYVSALQSNLSTSKYLPRKMLQCFWWGLRNLSSFGSNLETSFDTAQIIFSAVISISGVILFLVYLNSRVQWYQKAAERRILRKKKEKTYPALIEQTLIMPRHCMDSLKKVPIIGSIDEKGLKAISERLKPVIYNADVYIIREGEPLRKMLFIWRGTTLTYTTTKGATNVCKCLEKNDFYGEQLVIWALKSATFSELPICTTTLVSQSKVEAFSITANDLKSVVAKFWLHFRRDLPHSQVECFAASSIQVAWRRYHAKS is encoded by the exons ATGTGGATATTTTTGGCTTTACGATCAATCGGGGATCTTTTTTATTACATGGACATCGTTGTTTTTCTGAAGAGATTTCACACCGAACGTAGTGCCAAATCTTCTACATGGGCCTATGCAAAATCTATTGACGATCGTCTTGTTACAACAGTTCGTAATTTCATCCACAAGAAACCAATAAGGTTCTTAGCCATTTTAGGTCGCATTTGGGTTGCTCTTCCCTTTCTACAG GCACTGTTGCTCATTGGAAGGTATACATACTTCGATAATTCTAAGCTTGTTTCAGTAATTCCATTCCAGTATATACTGAGGGCTTATAACcactacaaatggcttgatcgGCGTGCTAACATAGAGACCGTACCAAGAAGATTCCTTAAAGCTATATTAGACTTCCTTCCATTCATCATTGCTTCTCAT CTTTACGGATCCTTGTGGTACTTTTTTGCTGTGGATCGAAAGATAATATGTTGGCAGGACTATATCTGTAAACATGGACAAATATGTGATTATCACATCTATAGTTTCTATTGTGGTCCTACTAGTCAGACATACAATGGGCGGATCAATATCCCAAGTTTAAAACTATCATGCTCATGCTCTGAAGAACTTCCATGTAATAGGACATCGAAGTATGGTATATATGTGTCTGCTCTCCAATCTAATCTGTCAACGTCAAAATATCTTCCAAGAAAGATGTTGCAGTGTTTTTGGTGGGGTTTGCGAAATCTTAG TTCTTTTGGTTCAAACCTTGAGACCAGTTTCGACACGGCCCAAATCATTTTTTCTGCTGTGATCTCTATAAGTGGCGTGATACTATTTTTAGTATATCTCAATTCGAGGGTGCAG TGGTACCAAAAAGCAGCCGAGCGGCGGATAttgagaaagaagaaggaaaaaacatATCCGGCCTTAATAGAACAAACACTTATCATGCCCCGTCACTGCATGGATTCACTAAAGAAA GTTCCAATTATTGGAAGTATAGATGAAAAAGGGTTGAAAGCAATATCTGAGCGTCTAAAACCGGTGATTTATAATGCGGATGTGTATATTATTAGGGAAGGTGAACCGTTGCGGAAGATGTTGTTCATTTGGCGAGGCACTACTTTGACCTACACCACTACTAAAGGTGCAACAAATGTATGCAAATGCCTTGAGAAAAATGATTTCTATGGAGAACAACTTGTAATTTGGGCATTGAAATCTGCCACATTTTCTGAGTTGCCTATTTGCACTACAACCCTTGTGTCCCAATCAAAAGTTGAAGCATTTTCAATCACGGCAAACGACTTGAAGTCTGTAGTCGCTAAGTTTTGGTTGCACTTTAGAAGGGATCTTCCTCACTCTCAGGTGGAGtgttttgcagcttcttccATACAAGTAGCCTGGCGCCGCTACCACGCAAAAAGCTAA
- the LOC103438443 gene encoding cyclic nucleotide-gated ion channel 1-like isoform X5 — protein MRTPSLLQHLKSQALLLIGRYTYFDNSKLVSVIPFQYILRAYNHYKWLDRRANIETVPRRFLKAILDFLPFIIASHLYGSLWYFFAVDRKIICWQDYICKHGQICDYHIYSFYCGPTSQTYNGRINIPSLKLSCSCSEELPCNRTSKYGIYVSALQSNLSTSKYLPRKMLQCFWWGLRNLSSFGSNLETSFDTAQIIFSAVISISGVILFLVYLNSRVQWYQKAAERRILRKKKEKTYPALIEQTLIMPRHCMDSLKKVPIIGSIDEKGLKAISERLKPVIYNADVYIIREGEPLRKMLFIWRGTTLTYTTTKGATNVCKCLEKNDFYGEQLVIWALKSATFSELPICTTTLVSQSKVEAFSITANDLKSVVAKFWLHFRRDLPHSQVECFAASSIQVAWRRYHAKS, from the exons GCACTGTTGCTCATTGGAAGGTATACATACTTCGATAATTCTAAGCTTGTTTCAGTAATTCCATTCCAGTATATACTGAGGGCTTATAACcactacaaatggcttgatcgGCGTGCTAACATAGAGACCGTACCAAGAAGATTCCTTAAAGCTATATTAGACTTCCTTCCATTCATCATTGCTTCTCAT CTTTACGGATCCTTGTGGTACTTTTTTGCTGTGGATCGAAAGATAATATGTTGGCAGGACTATATCTGTAAACATGGACAAATATGTGATTATCACATCTATAGTTTCTATTGTGGTCCTACTAGTCAGACATACAATGGGCGGATCAATATCCCAAGTTTAAAACTATCATGCTCATGCTCTGAAGAACTTCCATGTAATAGGACATCGAAGTATGGTATATATGTGTCTGCTCTCCAATCTAATCTGTCAACGTCAAAATATCTTCCAAGAAAGATGTTGCAGTGTTTTTGGTGGGGTTTGCGAAATCTTAG TTCTTTTGGTTCAAACCTTGAGACCAGTTTCGACACGGCCCAAATCATTTTTTCTGCTGTGATCTCTATAAGTGGCGTGATACTATTTTTAGTATATCTCAATTCGAGGGTGCAG TGGTACCAAAAAGCAGCCGAGCGGCGGATAttgagaaagaagaaggaaaaaacatATCCGGCCTTAATAGAACAAACACTTATCATGCCCCGTCACTGCATGGATTCACTAAAGAAA GTTCCAATTATTGGAAGTATAGATGAAAAAGGGTTGAAAGCAATATCTGAGCGTCTAAAACCGGTGATTTATAATGCGGATGTGTATATTATTAGGGAAGGTGAACCGTTGCGGAAGATGTTGTTCATTTGGCGAGGCACTACTTTGACCTACACCACTACTAAAGGTGCAACAAATGTATGCAAATGCCTTGAGAAAAATGATTTCTATGGAGAACAACTTGTAATTTGGGCATTGAAATCTGCCACATTTTCTGAGTTGCCTATTTGCACTACAACCCTTGTGTCCCAATCAAAAGTTGAAGCATTTTCAATCACGGCAAACGACTTGAAGTCTGTAGTCGCTAAGTTTTGGTTGCACTTTAGAAGGGATCTTCCTCACTCTCAGGTGGAGtgttttgcagcttcttccATACAAGTAGCCTGGCGCCGCTACCACGCAAAAAGCTAA
- the LOC103438443 gene encoding cyclic nucleotide-gated ion channel 1-like isoform X1 gives MADSIVTLSDLGQSSNTLDGGHRSITTEKWPKIGPQRHQSKIFFPTWDIIFVVSSAFSLFVDPLICYIPFVVEKDACFLWDLQLMWIFLALRSIGDLFYYMDIVVFLKRFHTERSAKSSTWAYAKSIDDRLVTTVRNFIHKKPIRFLAILGRIWVALPFLQALLLIGRYTYFDNSKLVSVIPFQYILRAYNHYKWLDRRANIETVPRRFLKAILDFLPFIIASHLYGSLWYFFAVDRKIICWQDYICKHGQICDYHIYSFYCGPTSQTYNGRINIPSLKLSCSCSEELPCNRTSKYGIYVSALQSNLSTSKYLPRKMLQCFWWGLRNLSSFGSNLETSFDTAQIIFSAVISISGVILFLVYLNSRVQWYQKAAERRILRKKKEKTYPALIEQTLIMPRHCMDSLKKVPIIGSIDEKGLKAISERLKPVIYNADVYIIREGEPLRKMLFIWRGTTLTYTTTKGATNVCKCLEKNDFYGEQLVIWALKSATFSELPICTTTLVSQSKVEAFSITANDLKSVVAKFWLHFRRDLPHSQVECFAASSIQVAWRRYHAKS, from the exons TGATCTAGGTCAGAGCAGTAATACTTTAGATGGAGGACACAGAAGCATAACCACTGAAAAATGGCCAAAAATTGGGCCACAACGTCATCAATCAAAAATATTCTTTCCAACCTGGGATATTATCTTTGTAGTATCATCAGCATTTTCTCTATTTGTTGATCCCTTGATCTGCTATATTCCGTTCGTTGTCGAGAAAGACGCTTGCTTCTTGTGGGACCTACAGTTGATGTGGATATTTTTGGCTTTACGATCAATCGGGGATCTTTTTTATTACATGGACATCGTTGTTTTTCTGAAGAGATTTCACACCGAACGTAGTGCCAAATCTTCTACATGGGCCTATGCAAAATCTATTGACGATCGTCTTGTTACAACAGTTCGTAATTTCATCCACAAGAAACCAATAAGGTTCTTAGCCATTTTAGGTCGCATTTGGGTTGCTCTTCCCTTTCTACAG GCACTGTTGCTCATTGGAAGGTATACATACTTCGATAATTCTAAGCTTGTTTCAGTAATTCCATTCCAGTATATACTGAGGGCTTATAACcactacaaatggcttgatcgGCGTGCTAACATAGAGACCGTACCAAGAAGATTCCTTAAAGCTATATTAGACTTCCTTCCATTCATCATTGCTTCTCAT CTTTACGGATCCTTGTGGTACTTTTTTGCTGTGGATCGAAAGATAATATGTTGGCAGGACTATATCTGTAAACATGGACAAATATGTGATTATCACATCTATAGTTTCTATTGTGGTCCTACTAGTCAGACATACAATGGGCGGATCAATATCCCAAGTTTAAAACTATCATGCTCATGCTCTGAAGAACTTCCATGTAATAGGACATCGAAGTATGGTATATATGTGTCTGCTCTCCAATCTAATCTGTCAACGTCAAAATATCTTCCAAGAAAGATGTTGCAGTGTTTTTGGTGGGGTTTGCGAAATCTTAG TTCTTTTGGTTCAAACCTTGAGACCAGTTTCGACACGGCCCAAATCATTTTTTCTGCTGTGATCTCTATAAGTGGCGTGATACTATTTTTAGTATATCTCAATTCGAGGGTGCAG TGGTACCAAAAAGCAGCCGAGCGGCGGATAttgagaaagaagaaggaaaaaacatATCCGGCCTTAATAGAACAAACACTTATCATGCCCCGTCACTGCATGGATTCACTAAAGAAA GTTCCAATTATTGGAAGTATAGATGAAAAAGGGTTGAAAGCAATATCTGAGCGTCTAAAACCGGTGATTTATAATGCGGATGTGTATATTATTAGGGAAGGTGAACCGTTGCGGAAGATGTTGTTCATTTGGCGAGGCACTACTTTGACCTACACCACTACTAAAGGTGCAACAAATGTATGCAAATGCCTTGAGAAAAATGATTTCTATGGAGAACAACTTGTAATTTGGGCATTGAAATCTGCCACATTTTCTGAGTTGCCTATTTGCACTACAACCCTTGTGTCCCAATCAAAAGTTGAAGCATTTTCAATCACGGCAAACGACTTGAAGTCTGTAGTCGCTAAGTTTTGGTTGCACTTTAGAAGGGATCTTCCTCACTCTCAGGTGGAGtgttttgcagcttcttccATACAAGTAGCCTGGCGCCGCTACCACGCAAAAAGCTAA
- the LOC103438443 gene encoding cyclic nucleotide-gated ion channel 1-like isoform X2 has protein sequence MADSIVTLSDLGQSSNTLDGGHRSITTEKWPKIGPQRHQSKIFFPTWDIIFVVSSAFSLFVDPLICYIPFVVEKDACFLWDLQLMWIFLALRSIGDLFYYMDIVVFLKRFHTERSAKSSTWAYAKSIDDRLVTTVRNFIHKKPIRFLAILGRIWVALPFLQALLLIGRYTYFDNSKLVSVIPFQYILRAYNHYKWLDRRANIETVPRRFLKAILDFLPFIIASHLYGSLWYFFAVDRKIICWQDYICKHGQICDYHIYSFYCGPTSQTYNGRINIPSLKLSCSCSEELPCNRTSKYGIYVSALQSNLSTSKYLPRKMLQCFWWGLRNLSSFGSNLETSFDTAQIIFSAVISISGVILFLVYLNSRVQVPIIGSIDEKGLKAISERLKPVIYNADVYIIREGEPLRKMLFIWRGTTLTYTTTKGATNVCKCLEKNDFYGEQLVIWALKSATFSELPICTTTLVSQSKVEAFSITANDLKSVVAKFWLHFRRDLPHSQVECFAASSIQVAWRRYHAKS, from the exons TGATCTAGGTCAGAGCAGTAATACTTTAGATGGAGGACACAGAAGCATAACCACTGAAAAATGGCCAAAAATTGGGCCACAACGTCATCAATCAAAAATATTCTTTCCAACCTGGGATATTATCTTTGTAGTATCATCAGCATTTTCTCTATTTGTTGATCCCTTGATCTGCTATATTCCGTTCGTTGTCGAGAAAGACGCTTGCTTCTTGTGGGACCTACAGTTGATGTGGATATTTTTGGCTTTACGATCAATCGGGGATCTTTTTTATTACATGGACATCGTTGTTTTTCTGAAGAGATTTCACACCGAACGTAGTGCCAAATCTTCTACATGGGCCTATGCAAAATCTATTGACGATCGTCTTGTTACAACAGTTCGTAATTTCATCCACAAGAAACCAATAAGGTTCTTAGCCATTTTAGGTCGCATTTGGGTTGCTCTTCCCTTTCTACAG GCACTGTTGCTCATTGGAAGGTATACATACTTCGATAATTCTAAGCTTGTTTCAGTAATTCCATTCCAGTATATACTGAGGGCTTATAACcactacaaatggcttgatcgGCGTGCTAACATAGAGACCGTACCAAGAAGATTCCTTAAAGCTATATTAGACTTCCTTCCATTCATCATTGCTTCTCAT CTTTACGGATCCTTGTGGTACTTTTTTGCTGTGGATCGAAAGATAATATGTTGGCAGGACTATATCTGTAAACATGGACAAATATGTGATTATCACATCTATAGTTTCTATTGTGGTCCTACTAGTCAGACATACAATGGGCGGATCAATATCCCAAGTTTAAAACTATCATGCTCATGCTCTGAAGAACTTCCATGTAATAGGACATCGAAGTATGGTATATATGTGTCTGCTCTCCAATCTAATCTGTCAACGTCAAAATATCTTCCAAGAAAGATGTTGCAGTGTTTTTGGTGGGGTTTGCGAAATCTTAG TTCTTTTGGTTCAAACCTTGAGACCAGTTTCGACACGGCCCAAATCATTTTTTCTGCTGTGATCTCTATAAGTGGCGTGATACTATTTTTAGTATATCTCAATTCGAGGGTGCAG GTTCCAATTATTGGAAGTATAGATGAAAAAGGGTTGAAAGCAATATCTGAGCGTCTAAAACCGGTGATTTATAATGCGGATGTGTATATTATTAGGGAAGGTGAACCGTTGCGGAAGATGTTGTTCATTTGGCGAGGCACTACTTTGACCTACACCACTACTAAAGGTGCAACAAATGTATGCAAATGCCTTGAGAAAAATGATTTCTATGGAGAACAACTTGTAATTTGGGCATTGAAATCTGCCACATTTTCTGAGTTGCCTATTTGCACTACAACCCTTGTGTCCCAATCAAAAGTTGAAGCATTTTCAATCACGGCAAACGACTTGAAGTCTGTAGTCGCTAAGTTTTGGTTGCACTTTAGAAGGGATCTTCCTCACTCTCAGGTGGAGtgttttgcagcttcttccATACAAGTAGCCTGGCGCCGCTACCACGCAAAAAGCTAA